In Dromiciops gliroides isolate mDroGli1 chromosome X, mDroGli1.pri, whole genome shotgun sequence, the genomic window AGAATTTCAAACGCCGGGAGAAGTGTTTCAAATGTGGTGTGCCCAAGTTAGGTGAGAAGTTAAGTCAGCTTCTGGGCAAAGGGTGATTCATTTGGGATTTTATAGGATTGGGAATGGTAACGGCCATGGGAGCTTGTTTATTATGCTTCTTCCAGTAATTCCTCCCTCtcatccttttttccctctcagaGGCTGAACAGAAGCTACCAGTAGTTATGCAGCTAGACCAGCAGGCAATGTCTTTGGGTGGCAGGGAGCTGAGCCAAGGCCTGCTGCCTTTACCCCAGTCATACCAGACCCAGAGTATACTAGCTTCCCAGGTTCTGGCCCAGGGCTCTGAGCCTAATTCTGAGAATGCGAATGACAGTGAGTGAAGTCCCTGGGGAGGGATTTCCATTTGGGGAAAGAGACCTGACCACAGCTGGTTGAAACCTTTCCTGCTTTCTGATGGCACTATCCTTATTTTCCATAGCCTTAATCCTACGCAACCTGAATCCTCACAGCACCATGGATTCAATCTTAGGGGCTCTGGCACCCTATGCTGTACTGTCCTCTTCCAATGTTCGAGTTATCAAAGACAAACAGACACAGCTGAATCGAGGTTTTGCCTTCATCCAGCTATCTACCATCGTGGTGAGAGTGGCACAGGGGGAGGCCGGGCCTGATGACCATGGGCCTTGGCCTCCCGGGGTGGTGGTCCCTTCTTCAATCCTTCTCCTTTTGTTGTTCCCTTCCCTCATGCTTAGCATAAGTTCTTGGTTCAGACCTCaccattctttttatctttctcttctttgaaggAGGCTGCTCAACTTCTTCAGATTCTCCAGGCTCTGCACCCCCCCCTCACTATTGATGGCAAGACAATTAATGTGGAATTTGCCAAAGGCTCCAAGAGGTAAGAgctgtcattatttttttaacccCATCCATCTTTTCCATCACAGCCATGTTACATGCATACCCATATTCTCTTTTCAGGGACATATCATCCAATGATGGGAATCGTATCAATGCTGCTTCTGTGGCCAGTACAGCAATTGCTGCTGCCCAGTGGGCCATCTCACAGGTACAAGCCCTGAACCATCTGTACCTCGCCCAACAGAGGCTCATTCCCTTCCCATTTCCAAGTATATCCTTTGATTTCTGGAAATGTTGCCATATGCCTTAATGGCCTTATTTgcctaattttttctttctctctatgtgACCAAGGTTGAGTATTTGTTCTGCCTGTGGGGTGTATTTGAGACTTAATATCAAGGGAATGGATTTAgctaaaaaaatatttgaatctGGGTTAAAATTATGTTCCTGACACTGTGTAGgcttggacaagtaatttttcCTCttagtgattcagtttccttctaATAGGTTTATTGTGATGTTTGTATGCCCTGAAACTATGTATTTGTGAACAACTATTATGGTGAATCTTtgctccatcttcttttccctctgATTTTGTCATATCTGGTAGTTATAGGAAATTTCCTATCTTCCTTGGTGGTTTACAGAACCCAatctttgcctttctctttttaatttttcttctcttccctctcttgattTCCCTgggtctttctttccctttcatctgTTTTCACtaatactaatttttttcttgcctAATTTTAAACTTATAATAGTGGTTGTAGCATTTCTTCATTCATCTGTATTCCTATCACCCATCCAGCTTTAacttttttgtgatttttgtcaATTTGCTGAAATCATAgagatgtttttattttcattttttcccccagtgattTGGAGTAgtttttattatgattataaACATATCACTTGAACCCATTCCCTAAATGATTATGGCTTTaatttgcaaattttttttttttttagtgaggcaattggggttaagtgacttgcccagggtcacacagctagtaagtgttaagtgtccgaggctggatttgaattcaggtactcctgactccagggccagtgctctatctactgcgccacctagctgcccccaatttgcaAATTATTAATATCAATTTCCTATTGTTTCAAACAATTTTGATTTTACAGTTTCACTCAATCTTTAACATTAAgaattatgaacttaacaaacatcaaatattgaatattttaacatacaaaaaaagaggattatatgtgaaacctaattttagaaaaatgtatGTTATATTTAAAACCATAGtaccaagggacagctaggtgatgcagtggatagagcactggccctggagtcagtagtacctgagttcaaatccagcctcggacacttaacacttactagctgtgtgaccctgggcaagtcatttaaccccaattgcctcactttaaaaaaacaaaacaaaacaatacgaAAACCATAGTACTAAGACTTTCTAAGATGACATAACTAGTACATATTTGAAGCTTGACTCTAATTCAAAACTTCTCATGTCAAGCCTAGTGACTGCACTTGTACTGCACAACTTAGCTGCTTCTAAAGAATACTTTATAgttatataagtatgtataagaaggaaatgacaaaccatttcagtatctttacccagaaaaccccaaatagggtcacaaagagttggacaggactgaaatgaccaacaacaacaaaaaatacatgtCTTAGATTAAGGTACAGGAAAAGATCTCTTTTCAGGTATATAGTTCTATCTCTgtactcattatttttttctcacaattccACAGACATCTCAGGGCAGGGAAGGAAACTGGATGGCTTCAGAAGAGCCAGTGGCTGACTACACCTACTATCAGCATGAAGAGAGTTATTGTGGCCCGAGAAGTGAAGCTACCCTCCATGGCCATAGCAGCTACCTTAAAAGTGCCAAGACTTTGGGTATAACAGGCAGCAAAGGGGACCTGGCTGAAAAAGGTGAGCAATTCTTGTGGAACTAAACTTTAAGCAGGGGAATGAGTCTAATCTTAGCTCTGACTCTTATGATCTTTCTCCTCAGGCTCTGAAACTTCCCTGGAACCTAGCATACTTGGTGTAGATTCTATGCCACTCATTCATGCCTTCCACCATGCCCAGTCTAATGTTTATCAACAACCAGGTACTGAGGTGGACAGTACCCCATGCACAGCAGCCAATAGCCAGGTGAGATGGTGTtaagagaaggggatggaggcATCTCACTTGAAGGAACATAGTGCTATTCTGTCTTCCCTTTTCTAGGCCCAGTCATACACTATTGTGTCCCCTGCTATTTTGAAGTCAGAGCTTCTGAGCTCTGAATCATCATCTGTCACCAGCACCCCTGTTCAGGATTCCTATGGCCAGTACTGTGAGTTACTGTGGGATTTGGGACATAGTCTCTCCCATTTAGTTAATTTaaactagtatttatttatttattaagaacttcACTATCTGGGGGTACATCTTCTTCTCTTACCTCCTCATTTAGGCCTAAGATCCATTGGGGAAAGGATCCTGGAActattccttgttttctttttctatagctGTCCCTGATGTTTCCACCTACCAGTATGATGAGACTTCAGGCTATTATTATGATCTTCAGACTGGACTTTACTATGACCCCAACTCTCAAGTGAGTTCTTAAGTTAACCCTGATACTTCGTCTTGTTACATTGTTTTGGCCAGGAAACTTagtcacatttttgtttttccacagtATTATTACAATGCCCAGAGTCAGCAGTACTTGTACTGGGATGGAGAATGGCGTACCTATGTGCCTGATGTAGAGCAGGCAGCTGAGGGGCACAAGGATACAGGGATCAACTTGAAGGAGggcaaagagaagaaggagaagcatAAGACTAAGACTGCACAACAGGTGAATTCACTTATtgtgtaaataaatgaaaagaaacaaacaaaaacaagaatgaacAATAACAGATTGTATTAACAGTTTAATAATTGATAGTTTCCTTGAGAAACAGTGTGATATAATGGTTATCTTTGGCTGTGTGCCCTTGGtcagggcaagtcacaacttttttCTAGGACCTCGGAGAAGGTACAGACCTACattagtgaaatcacagatttctATCATTCCTTGTTCTTATTGGTGTTAATATTATTTTCCTGAATAGAATGAAACCTTCTTAAGGTTTGATTTGCTTTTGTTTCTCCAGTATCTAGCACTATGCCCGATCCCtggcaagtgtttaataaatgtttcttgaatgagtAGATGAAAGCACAGAGaggggataaatagaaaaaattaattctgactgtttaacacagtgcctgcagATTATTGACAGacaaataaattgaacaaatagGTTATTCCAGCTTAATACTTTAGAGGCATTTAGTGTGTGTGGTTTGACAGCTTGTCAGCTCTTTCCTCTCTACTCTTTCAGATTGCTAAGGACATGGAACGTTGGGCCCGAAGCCTCAACAAGCAGaaggaaaactttaaaaatagcttCCAGCCTGTTAGTGCTCCAAGGGAGGATGAGCAGCGTGAGTCAGCTACAGCTGATGCTGGTTATGCCATCCTTGAGAAGAAGgtgccttttcctttctttctctgtaaatttgCACATGAATACATcgctctccctcttctctttgtgGCCTAAAAATAAGCTTGTCTCTCTTACTTGTTTTAGGGGGCACTGGCTGAGAGACAGCCTGCCACCATGGAGCTCCCAAAGCTTACCAGCGATGAGCATGTGGTGAGTTCCTGGGTTTTTAGGAATGAAATttagtagttttattttttccattctttctcttttcactatCTATTGATGTTGTCCTTACTCTATAGAGTCCACCACGAGGACTAGTGGCTGCATACAGTGGGGAAAGTGACAGTGAAGAGGAACTTGAGCAGAATCCTGAAAAGGAGGAGAGGCTCACAGACTGGCAGAAACTGGCTTGCCTTCTTTGCCGACGCCAGTTCCCTAGTAAGGAGGCCCTAATCCGCCACCAGCAACTTTCTGGACTACACAAGGTATGGGAGATGAGAAATCCAAGATGAATTGGAATGGTTAGATCTGAGGGAAATCTGTATCATGGATCTAATGTCATCACATTCCTCTTCTAGCAAAACCTAGAGATTCATCGACGTGCCAACCTATCTGAGAATGAACTAGAGGCCTTGGAGAAGAATGACATGGAGGTCAGACTCTTCCCATATTGTCTTTTCCAACTTTATTCCCTCTTTTTGTTCTTATGTCCATTGGAAAATTTTCTCCTATCTACAGATGAAATATCGGGACCGAGCAGCAGAACGCCGTGAAAAATATGGCATTCCTGAGCCTCCAgaccctaaaaaaagaaaatttggaaccatGACTGCCACTTCCATGTGAGTGCTGGAGTTGTGACTGGAGCTAGATAAGGTGGATTCAAGGTTGAGGCACTTACCTTACTTTGCTTTTCCTCTTCAATCCCATGTTGTAGGGGCCTTGAACAGTCAGCTCAGGAGGGGCTGAGTAGTAACAACATTGGTAATCGCATGCTGCAAGCCATGGGATGGAAGGAAGGCAGTGGGCTAGGCCGTAAGAAACAGGGTATCATCACCCCCATTGAGGTGagaccttttttctttccttctttctttttttccttgtgttaTTCCTAGTGATCAGCTGTTTGGACCTTCTGACTCTGGGTATTCttctcactttctcctttcttttgtcttctcagGCCCAGACAAGGGTGAGAGGCTCTGGCCTAGGTTCTCGGGGCAGGTCCTACAACATCGCCTCATCTGAGTCATACAAGGGAACTCTGCACAAGACCATGCTGACTCGCTTCAGTGAGGCTGAGTGAGCCCCACCTGCCACCTCCCCAACCCCCTCATGGTCCTCTTCTTTTGGGACAGGCATGGTTTGGGGAGCAAATTTTGGAAGATGGCAAGGGAAAATTTGGACTCTGCCTTTGTTAACCCCCCTCTTTCCCCAATTTACACACAAGGAGGCCTCCCTGGCACCTTTTAGTTTGCATCTTTTGTTGGGAAGTTATGGCCTCCCATTTCTCCTGTGTGTCCTGTTAATTTTCTAATAAAATCACAAGGTCATGAATAATCTCTGGGCTTCTGAAGTTGGTTGGGTCAGAGGATGTTCTGAGGTCTGCCTATAACCCTAGATAGCATTTAACAGAAGGTCTGGTTCATTGATTCCTTACGGCTATAGAAGTTCTGAATACACAACTAGGGTACACAAATTAGAAAGTGACAAGTGAACCTCAGGAAACAAGgacattacatacacacacacacacacacacacacacacacacacactctcttttGCATGTCTCCCTGACCCTGTGGTACCTTTTCACAATAGTCCAAGTGAATTTGGGATTCATGTTCATTGGATTGAGCCTGGGGTACTTTCTCATAAACAATATTTTCTCTTGACTGATTAAAAATCATACTGATAGCAGTCAGTTACACCTATGTGACTAACATATTTATTTGATAATCAGATGTAGCTAAGAAAGTTCATAGCAGGGTTGGTATTCCTTCTATTACAGTTCCCTTAAAAGTTCATAAACTTTTATCCTTTTGGATAAAAGTCTGAGGAAACAAAATTGTTCTTGTGTCCTGAGAATGCTTGTGAAAAGCAAGGGAACTTTGAACACAAAGATCCAGACCAGGGCTAGGATTAGAATTTGCTTTAGAATTAGGGTTAGCTTCCTACTGTTTCATAATTCTATctcaggaaaaaggaaaaaaatcataatatattaaaatacaaaagtCATTACTCATTTCTTAAACACTTTCTTAAGAACTAAAAAAACTTCCTCTGATCATCATCTTAACCTTGAATACAGAAAAATGTTCTTTTGTCATTGGTCATGGTCCCAATCACTTCAGGTAACTTTGAGAGGCAAACCTTTTATTTGGAACATAATTACTTTTGGTTATTGGCATTTCTATATAATCCATAGTTTTTGATCTGTTTACTCTCAAAAAGGGAATCATTGGTATCTTATTCTGTTAACTTTTATGTCCAGGCTTACTTGCCAAATTGGGCCTTTTTGGTAAAACCTGGCACCAACTTCTTCTGAACAATTGTATGAAATGGCCAAAATCTTGACAGTTTTATCTTGAGGATAATTAGACACtttcaagagcttacattcagaTGAGTTTGGGCGGAAGATAAAGATAACAGTTTAAATGCATAGTGTTGAAGTCCCAGAAAATCAAAAGCACACCCAAATGGGATCAGTCTGTCGATAAACactttattaagcccctactaacagtaaaagaaaaaaaggatggcAGAGAATGAGGTGGATTATgtcataaaaataacaaatatgtatagacatCAAGAGATAGTAGAGAATAAAAGGGCCTTAGTGTGCTATGATAGTctatgactaaatgactgaactacaacaaaaTGTGCTAAGCCCTGTGCTTAGTGCTATgacaaaggtaaaagacagtccctccttTCAAGGAGATCTCGGTATAATGAAACACTAGAATTAAAAATGATCAGCAAAAAGTTTCTAATAGGTGA contains:
- the LOC122733689 gene encoding RNA-binding protein 10-like; the protein is MEYERRGGRGDRTGRYGAYEYSQDEGIESRSLRDHDYRDMDYRSYFSTQELKHDYDSSEEQSAEGSYEVSSISETLRKRNSPIEPLSFPGDCGYRDQDYRTEQGEEEEKASNIIMLRMLPQAATESDIRVQLQAHGIQAREVRLMRNKSSGQSRGFAFVEFNHLQDATRWMETNQHSLNILGQKVSMHYSDPKPKINEDWLCNKCGVQNFKRREKCFKCGVPKLEAEQKLPVVMQLDQQAMSLGGRELSQGLLPLPQSYQTQSILASQVLAQGSEPNSENANDTLILRNLNPHSTMDSILGALAPYAVLSSSNVRVIKDKQTQLNRGFAFIQLSTIVEAAQLLQILQALHPPLTIDGKTINVEFAKGSKRDISSNDGNRINAASVASTAIAAAQWAISQTSQGREGNWMASEEPVADYTYYQHEESYCGPRSEATLHGHSSYLKSAKTLGITGSKGDLAEKGSETSLEPSILGVDSMPLIHAFHHAQSNVYQQPGTEVDSTPCTAANSQAQSYTIVSPAILKSELLSSESSSVTSTPVQDSYGQYSVPDVSTYQYDETSGYYYDLQTGLYYDPNSQYYYNAQSQQYLYWDGEWRTYVPDVEQAAEGHKDTGINLKEGKEKKEKHKTKTAQQIAKDMERWARSLNKQKENFKNSFQPVSAPREDEQRESATADAGYAILEKKGALAERQPATMELPKLTSDEHVSPPRGLVAAYSGESDSEEELEQNPEKEERLTDWQKLACLLCRRQFPSKEALIRHQQLSGLHKQNLEIHRRANLSENELEALEKNDMEMKYRDRAAERREKYGIPEPPDPKKRKFGTMTATSMGLEQSAQEGLSSNNIGNRMLQAMGWKEGSGLGRKKQGIITPIEAQTRVRGSGLGSRGRSYNIASSESYKGTLHKTMLTRFSEAE